In Pseudanabaena yagii GIHE-NHR1, the following proteins share a genomic window:
- a CDS encoding septal ring lytic transglycosylase RlpA family protein: MLNWNWSYTLSNSVVALAIISSLASHSAQAQTGTQSEVKATDTSISSSPQSNNLKIGETRSQALTKTQDEAIAKIYTHKLNGKNAATVYVRGIPVVTYIESESTSSTSTEASKSASDNTLKDSASSLKNKSEIKGETKKNSELVKLPSNDIQTTEVQAPKAELNSSNKSSKVTDSSDYLLASPNPVERATAAAAMINQLNRDGLDASKIVPAWNNGSYVIKFGDRTVLKFDQHAIFTESQQDKSEDVLESANLLRRLLGDANPVSEVANAPKKRMAPTSVFSPTLNSRIVGTMTGMASWYGPGFDGNYSASGEIFNASDLTAAHPSLPFGTLVRVVNMDNGQSVVVRINDRGPYAHGRVIDVSTAAANMIGLISSGVAPVRLEVLSR; the protein is encoded by the coding sequence ATGCTTAATTGGAACTGGAGCTATACTCTCTCTAACTCAGTAGTAGCTCTTGCTATCATCTCAAGTCTTGCTAGCCATAGTGCACAGGCACAAACAGGAACTCAATCAGAAGTCAAAGCTACTGATACATCTATTTCTTCTTCGCCACAATCTAATAACCTCAAGATAGGCGAAACAAGGTCGCAAGCTCTCACGAAGACTCAAGATGAAGCGATCGCTAAAATATATACTCATAAGCTAAATGGTAAGAATGCTGCAACCGTATATGTACGTGGCATCCCTGTAGTTACTTACATTGAATCTGAAAGCACCTCCTCTACATCAACAGAAGCATCTAAATCAGCTTCAGACAACACTCTTAAGGATAGTGCAAGCTCATTAAAGAATAAGAGCGAAATTAAGGGTGAAACGAAAAAGAACTCGGAGTTAGTTAAGTTACCATCTAATGACATTCAAACAACTGAAGTTCAAGCGCCAAAGGCTGAACTTAATAGTTCTAATAAGTCATCAAAGGTAACTGATAGTTCTGATTATCTGTTAGCTTCCCCTAATCCTGTAGAACGCGCCACGGCTGCTGCTGCAATGATTAATCAGCTTAATCGTGATGGACTGGATGCTAGCAAAATTGTACCTGCTTGGAATAATGGAAGCTATGTGATTAAATTTGGCGATCGCACAGTTTTAAAGTTTGATCAACATGCCATATTTACTGAATCTCAACAAGATAAATCTGAAGATGTTCTTGAATCCGCAAACTTGCTGCGACGCTTACTAGGTGATGCAAATCCCGTCTCAGAAGTTGCTAACGCTCCTAAGAAACGCATGGCTCCAACTTCTGTATTCAGTCCTACTTTGAATAGTCGGATCGTTGGCACAATGACGGGAATGGCTTCTTGGTATGGTCCAGGATTTGATGGTAACTACAGTGCTAGTGGTGAAATATTCAATGCTAGTGATTTAACGGCTGCTCATCCTAGCCTTCCATTTGGGACTCTTGTAAGGGTTGTGAATATGGATAATGGTCAGTCAGTAGTAGTACGCATTAATGATCGCGGTCCCTATGCACATGGTCGTGTGATCGATGTTTCTACTGCTGCAGCAAACATGATTGGCTTAATTTCTTCTGGGGTTGCGCCTGTAAGACTTGAAGTTTTGTCTAGATAA
- a CDS encoding bifunctional pantoate--beta-alanine ligase/(d)CMP kinase, giving the protein MTQLFTTIASLRNYLNTQRSKQAIAPALANVSVGLVPTMGALHIGHLSLIDRARTENACVVVSIFVNPLQFGAGEDFDRYPRTLETDLHVCETAGVDAVFAPSADEMGVTAAKVTQVIPPAEMTGTLCGRSRIGHFQGVATIVTKLLNVVQPDRAYFGNKDGQQVAIIRQLVNDLNIPVEIIGCPTLREPSGLAYSSRNQYLSSSDRILAAHIYQSLQQAKQQFFLCHDLCSPSQIIEVAQNYLAKLPEINLEYIELVDAKTLQPCSQITSEAELMLAIAARIGNTRLIDNILLSHTITPRKPIIAIDGPAGAGKSTVTKQVANKLGLLFLDTGAMYRSITLAVLQEGIDLRDQEKVKAIAANSKIQLFANPIVGQPMQVLLNGEDVTTEIRTPEVTANVSTIAAQPSVREILVKQQQLIGQSGGVVMEGRDIGTHVFPDAEVKIFLTASAKERAKRRHADLIAQGQVAPDLATLEQEIAERDRKDSTRESSPLIQAEDATLVDTDGLTIEEVVTAIVNLYEAKVQNL; this is encoded by the coding sequence TTGACACAGTTATTTACCACGATCGCTTCTCTGCGTAATTATTTAAATACTCAAAGATCTAAACAAGCAATTGCACCAGCCCTTGCTAATGTCTCAGTAGGACTTGTGCCAACAATGGGGGCTTTGCACATTGGGCATTTAAGTTTGATCGATCGCGCCCGCACTGAAAATGCTTGTGTGGTGGTCAGTATTTTTGTCAATCCTTTACAATTTGGGGCAGGGGAAGATTTTGATCGATATCCACGCACGCTCGAAACGGATCTTCACGTTTGTGAAACCGCAGGCGTTGATGCAGTTTTTGCACCAAGCGCCGATGAAATGGGCGTAACCGCAGCAAAAGTGACTCAAGTAATCCCACCAGCAGAAATGACTGGTACTCTCTGTGGGCGATCACGCATCGGGCATTTTCAAGGGGTAGCCACTATCGTGACTAAGCTCTTAAACGTTGTTCAACCTGATCGCGCTTACTTTGGGAACAAAGATGGTCAGCAGGTGGCAATTATTCGCCAGTTGGTCAATGATTTGAATATCCCTGTAGAAATTATTGGTTGCCCGACATTACGTGAGCCTAGTGGATTGGCTTACAGTTCTCGAAATCAATATTTATCATCAAGCGATCGCATTTTGGCGGCGCATATTTATCAAAGTTTGCAGCAAGCCAAGCAGCAGTTTTTTTTGTGTCATGACCTTTGCTCACCCTCCCAAATCATCGAAGTTGCCCAGAATTATTTAGCCAAGCTACCTGAGATCAACCTAGAGTATATTGAATTAGTTGATGCAAAGACCTTGCAACCATGTAGCCAAATTACGTCTGAAGCAGAGTTAATGCTGGCGATCGCTGCTCGAATTGGAAATACACGCTTAATCGATAACATTTTGCTGAGTCACACTATTACCCCCCGAAAACCGATCATTGCGATCGATGGTCCCGCAGGTGCGGGCAAATCAACGGTTACGAAACAAGTTGCGAACAAACTAGGTTTATTATTTCTAGATACTGGGGCAATGTACCGTAGCATCACTCTAGCCGTACTCCAAGAAGGCATTGATTTACGCGATCAAGAAAAAGTAAAAGCGATCGCGGCTAACTCGAAAATTCAGCTATTTGCCAATCCCATCGTAGGGCAACCAATGCAAGTATTGCTCAATGGTGAGGATGTAACTACTGAGATTCGTACCCCCGAAGTCACGGCTAATGTTTCTACAATTGCGGCTCAACCCTCAGTCCGTGAAATTTTAGTCAAGCAACAGCAACTCATCGGTCAGTCAGGTGGTGTGGTCATGGAAGGTCGTGACATCGGAACCCATGTATTTCCTGATGCTGAAGTTAAGATCTTTTTAACTGCTTCGGCAAAAGAACGCGCCAAACGTCGTCATGCCGATCTCATTGCCCAAGGGCAAGTTGCCCCCGACCTCGCCACCCTTGAGCAGGAAATTGCTGAACGCGATCGCAAGGACTCTACTCGCGAATCTTCACCCTTGATTCAAGCAGAGGATGCAACTTTAGTGGATACAGATGGTCTAACTATAGAAGAAGTGGTCACTGCTATTGTAAATTTGTATGAAGCCAAGGTGCAAAATCTATGA
- a CDS encoding LptA/OstA family protein, which translates to MKTSITSLFQGKRKKEKGKTKRALAISKLFLIVLPLLAIATSSLPPTQAQTTNTALTIRADIQEANANTGVVTATGNVKMSYPARQIDAIAEQAQYFSKEQRVVLTGNVVVTQEGVNSIKAQTITYLVSEGKFVASPPNNQQVETIYVVPDREATNTPATSASPVNQIKPAFKKQQVSPPSLENSSGKSKP; encoded by the coding sequence ATGAAGACATCAATCACTTCACTTTTTCAAGGAAAAAGGAAAAAGGAAAAAGGAAAAACTAAGCGAGCATTGGCAATTAGTAAGTTATTCCTAATTGTGTTACCGCTTTTGGCGATCGCGACTAGCTCCTTGCCCCCTACTCAGGCTCAAACTACAAATACGGCGCTCACAATCCGTGCGGATATTCAAGAAGCGAATGCTAATACAGGTGTAGTGACTGCCACGGGTAACGTAAAAATGAGTTATCCCGCCCGACAGATCGATGCGATCGCTGAGCAAGCACAGTATTTTTCTAAGGAACAGCGTGTAGTTTTAACGGGAAATGTGGTTGTTACTCAAGAAGGTGTCAATAGCATCAAAGCGCAAACGATTACCTATCTCGTCAGTGAAGGTAAGTTTGTTGCCTCGCCGCCTAATAATCAACAGGTAGAAACGATTTATGTGGTTCCAGACCGCGAAGCAACCAATACCCCTGCAACCTCCGCTTCACCAGTGAATCAAATCAAGCCTGCATTTAAAAAGCAACAAGTTAGCCCACCCAGTTTAGAAAATAGTTCTGGTAAGTCTAAACCATAA
- the lptB gene encoding LPS export ABC transporter ATP-binding protein gives MQITLDNVSKNYNGRQVVQQVSLTVKQGEIVGLLGPNGAGKTTSFYMATGLVQPDSGSVWLDKQDITRLPIHQRARMGMAYLAQEATIFRQLSVRDNILLVMQQTKVPPKKQIHRLRTLLEEFRLTKIADTMGIQVSGGERRRTEIARALAVGEEGPKFILLDEPFAGIDPIAVSEIQTIISNLRDRNMGVLITDHNVRETLSITDRAYIMRDGEVFADGSSRELANDPDVRKYYLGEKFHF, from the coding sequence ATGCAAATCACCCTCGACAACGTTAGTAAAAATTACAACGGTAGACAAGTTGTTCAGCAAGTGAGCCTTACCGTAAAACAGGGGGAAATTGTCGGTTTGCTAGGTCCCAATGGTGCTGGCAAGACCACCTCGTTTTATATGGCAACAGGGCTAGTCCAACCTGATAGCGGCAGTGTCTGGCTGGACAAACAAGATATTACTCGTTTACCAATTCATCAAAGGGCGCGGATGGGCATGGCATATCTAGCACAGGAAGCAACTATTTTTCGTCAGTTATCGGTACGTGACAATATTTTGCTAGTGATGCAGCAAACTAAAGTACCTCCGAAAAAGCAGATTCATCGCCTCCGTACTTTGTTAGAAGAATTTCGGTTGACGAAAATTGCGGATACGATGGGAATCCAAGTCTCAGGGGGAGAGCGTCGGCGTACTGAAATTGCGAGAGCTTTGGCTGTTGGTGAAGAGGGACCCAAATTTATTTTGCTGGATGAACCCTTTGCGGGGATCGATCCGATCGCTGTTAGCGAAATTCAGACCATTATCAGTAACCTGCGCGATCGCAATATGGGGGTTTTGATCACTGACCATAATGTTCGCGAAACACTGTCAATTACTGATCGTGCTTATATCATGCGTGATGGTGAAGTATTTGCTGATGGCTCTAGCCGAGAATTAGCTAACGATCCTGATGTTCGCAAGTACTATCTCGGCGAAAAATTTCATTTTTAG
- a CDS encoding LptF/LptG family permease: protein MATLQTTHPRKKATNVSQGWLPKLSIMDRYLFTQMLTPFLFGVGAFSSVILAIGSLFELIRLITDSGLSIWTAFQIFGYQVPGFMVYSFPMSMLLATLLSYSRMSGDGETTALRSCGVSAYRLVLPALVLSLFVTGMTYVFNEAIVPAANWQSRSTLRAALNQENLQFKKQDIVYQQYGEVPQDDGTTRQGLVRSFYARSFDGKEMRGLTVLDFSQGQIQQILSAESAVWLPDQNVWKFSKGTTYLVGADGNYRSILRFDDQNLKLPRAPLDLAQEQRSAEEMNIEDIRRNIELLKQSGNTKEIRKLEVRLEQKYALPFICVVFAIVGASLGMRPQRTGAAIGFGLSVLIIFGYYLLLFICGALGQVEFLSPIAAAWMPNLIGITAGFIILTRVT, encoded by the coding sequence ATGGCAACCTTACAAACGACGCATCCGAGGAAGAAAGCTACAAACGTGTCGCAGGGATGGCTACCGAAACTATCGATCATGGATCGCTATTTGTTCACACAAATGCTAACCCCATTTTTATTCGGGGTGGGGGCATTTTCCTCGGTGATTTTAGCGATCGGCTCACTATTTGAACTAATCCGCCTAATTACGGATTCGGGATTAAGTATTTGGACAGCATTTCAGATTTTTGGCTACCAAGTCCCCGGATTTATGGTTTACTCATTCCCGATGTCGATGTTACTCGCGACATTACTTTCCTATAGCCGTATGTCTGGGGACGGCGAAACAACAGCTTTACGCAGTTGCGGGGTGAGTGCATACCGATTAGTTTTACCTGCATTGGTACTGAGCCTCTTTGTCACGGGTATGACCTACGTGTTTAATGAGGCGATCGTCCCTGCGGCAAACTGGCAATCACGCAGTACATTACGAGCTGCTCTCAATCAAGAAAATCTCCAGTTTAAAAAGCAGGACATTGTCTATCAACAATATGGGGAAGTGCCGCAAGATGATGGCACAACTAGGCAGGGCTTAGTTCGTAGCTTTTATGCCCGTAGCTTTGATGGCAAGGAAATGCGTGGGTTAACAGTCTTAGACTTTTCACAAGGACAAATTCAGCAAATTTTGTCTGCGGAGTCAGCAGTTTGGTTACCCGATCAAAATGTTTGGAAATTTAGCAAAGGCACAACCTATCTCGTTGGCGCAGATGGCAATTATCGCAGTATTCTCCGCTTTGACGATCAAAATCTTAAATTACCTCGCGCACCCTTAGATTTGGCTCAAGAACAGCGTAGTGCTGAGGAAATGAATATCGAAGATATTCGCCGCAATATTGAACTCCTGAAACAGTCTGGCAATACTAAAGAGATCCGCAAGTTAGAGGTCAGACTAGAGCAAAAATATGCACTTCCCTTTATCTGTGTTGTATTTGCGATCGTTGGGGCATCTTTAGGAATGAGACCACAGCGAACTGGTGCAGCGATCGGGTTTGGCTTAAGCGTATTAATTATTTTTGGCTATTATTTACTACTCTTTATCTGCGGTGCGCTTGGTCAGGTCGAGTTTCTCTCACCAATTGCCGCCGCATGGATGCCAAATTTAATTGGTATTACCGCAGGTTTTATCATTCTGACCCGTGTCACATAA
- a CDS encoding IscS subfamily cysteine desulfurase, translated as MQRPIYLDCHATTPVDERVLEAMLPYFRESFGNPASVGHFYGWEAEAAVKLARETIANSINATPEEIIFTSGATEANNLAIKGVAEAYHHKGRHMITVQTEHNAVLDPFAYLESLGFEVTYLPVQSDGLIDLQQFEAAIRPDTILVSVMAANNEIGVLQPITEIGQICRDRQILFHSDAAQAIGKIPLDVMTMHIDLLSLTAHKIYGAKGIGALYVRRRNPRVNLAPQLHGGGHERGMRSGTLYTPQIVGFAKAIEIAIASQVEEQKQALNLRQHLWQRLRELDYIILNGHPTQRLAGNLNVSFSNINGQALMLALQPIVAISSGSACTSAKTAPSHVLMALGHSKELAYASIRFGIGRFNTFDEIETVANHVVMTVRSLQHDTLN; from the coding sequence ATGCAAAGACCGATTTATCTTGACTGTCATGCGACAACACCTGTCGATGAGAGGGTGTTAGAAGCAATGCTGCCTTATTTTCGTGAATCCTTTGGAAATCCTGCGAGTGTGGGGCACTTTTATGGATGGGAAGCAGAAGCTGCAGTTAAATTAGCGCGAGAGACGATCGCGAATTCGATCAATGCGACACCCGAAGAAATCATCTTTACCAGTGGTGCGACAGAAGCAAATAATCTTGCCATTAAAGGTGTAGCTGAGGCTTATCATCATAAGGGAAGACATATGATCACCGTACAAACTGAACATAATGCCGTTCTTGATCCCTTTGCCTATTTAGAATCCCTTGGATTTGAAGTTACCTATTTACCTGTTCAGTCCGATGGCTTAATTGATTTACAGCAATTTGAGGCAGCCATTCGTCCTGATACGATTTTAGTCTCGGTCATGGCAGCAAATAATGAGATTGGCGTGTTGCAGCCAATTACGGAAATTGGACAAATCTGTCGCGATCGCCAAATTCTATTTCATAGCGATGCAGCTCAAGCGATCGGCAAAATTCCCCTTGATGTAATGACGATGCATATTGATTTGCTCTCACTTACTGCCCATAAAATCTATGGGGCAAAGGGAATTGGTGCTTTATATGTCCGTCGTCGCAATCCACGAGTCAATCTTGCGCCCCAATTACATGGGGGAGGGCATGAGCGCGGTATGCGTTCGGGAACGCTCTATACACCGCAAATTGTGGGTTTTGCCAAGGCGATAGAAATAGCGATCGCCTCTCAAGTAGAAGAACAAAAACAAGCCCTAAATCTCCGTCAACATCTATGGCAGCGATTGCGTGAGCTAGACTACATTATCCTCAATGGACATCCGACACAAAGACTTGCTGGCAATCTCAATGTGAGTTTCTCAAATATTAACGGACAAGCTCTGATGCTAGCCTTACAGCCAATTGTTGCTATTTCCTCAGGGTCTGCTTGCACTTCTGCCAAAACTGCACCATCCCATGTGCTAATGGCTTTGGGGCATTCTAAAGAGTTAGCCTATGCTTCCATTCGTTTTGGGATCGGTAGATTTAATACTTTTGATGAGATTGAAACAGTTGCTAATCATGTTGTTATGACAGTGCGATCGCTACAGCACGACACTTTGAATTAA
- the trhO gene encoding oxygen-dependent tRNA uridine(34) hydroxylase TrhO, with protein MLIRLFQKQDSDRIAQLFHDTVREVNIRDYSPEQVKAWAPDDLYFTNWTEDCSNNFTYVAEEEGELIGFAQLEANGHIDCFFCHKDYQRCGVGTRLYRAIEAKALELKIDRLFVEVSITARAFFKSRGFNVVKEQQVSCRGEKLTNFVMEKSLAKYLENPDRFVVATFYHFADLTDYREMRSPITDFCNRHELKGVILLAQEGINSTIAGSREGIDALLSYLRSDPRLQNLEHKETTSDVIPYNKLRVRLKKELVKFGVSGIDPSKEVGTYIDPKDWNALISDPEVIVIDTRNIYEVEFGTFKGAIDPNLDFFHEFPKYVEENLSDRKQQKIAMFCTGGIRCEKASAYMLAQGFDEVYHLKGGILKYLAEVPPEESLWEGECFVFDDRIATKG; from the coding sequence ATGCTAATTCGACTATTTCAAAAACAAGACAGCGATCGCATCGCACAGCTATTCCATGATACTGTGCGCGAGGTGAATATTCGTGATTATTCACCTGAGCAGGTCAAGGCTTGGGCACCTGATGACTTGTATTTCACCAACTGGACAGAAGATTGTAGTAACAACTTTACCTATGTTGCGGAAGAAGAGGGCGAACTTATTGGCTTTGCACAACTAGAAGCCAATGGTCATATCGATTGCTTCTTTTGCCATAAGGACTATCAGCGCTGTGGTGTGGGAACGCGGCTATATCGTGCTATTGAAGCCAAGGCTCTGGAATTAAAAATTGATCGCCTATTTGTGGAAGTAAGCATTACTGCGAGGGCATTTTTTAAAAGTCGTGGCTTTAATGTCGTCAAGGAGCAACAAGTTTCTTGTCGTGGTGAAAAACTCACTAACTTTGTGATGGAGAAGTCTCTAGCAAAATATCTAGAGAACCCTGATCGATTTGTGGTGGCGACTTTCTATCACTTTGCTGATTTGACTGACTATCGAGAAATGAGATCGCCCATTACGGATTTTTGTAATCGCCATGAACTCAAGGGTGTAATTTTACTCGCACAAGAGGGCATTAATTCCACAATTGCAGGTAGTCGAGAAGGTATTGATGCTTTATTAAGCTATTTACGTTCTGATCCGCGTTTGCAAAATTTGGAACATAAGGAAACTACTTCTGATGTCATACCTTACAACAAGCTGCGAGTAAGACTTAAAAAGGAATTGGTGAAGTTTGGAGTATCAGGGATCGATCCTAGTAAAGAGGTGGGAACCTATATCGATCCTAAGGATTGGAATGCGTTAATCTCTGACCCAGAAGTAATCGTTATTGATACACGCAATATTTACGAAGTGGAATTCGGTACTTTTAAAGGAGCGATCGATCCGAATTTAGACTTTTTCCATGAGTTCCCCAAATATGTCGAGGAAAACTTAAGTGATCGCAAACAGCAAAAAATCGCCATGTTCTGCACAGGTGGTATTCGTTGCGAAAAAGCAAGTGCTTATATGTTGGCTCAAGGATTTGATGAGGTTTACCATCTCAAGGGAGGTATTCTCAAATATTTAGCAGAAGTTCCTCCCGAAGAAAGTCTCTGGGAAGGAGAATGTTTTGTCTTTGATGATCGCATTGCGACTAAGGGTTAA
- the rlmD gene encoding 23S rRNA (uracil(1939)-C(5))-methyltransferase RlmD: protein MLQQGQKITLTINDLADSGDGVGRYENIAIFVPNTVPGDRIAAKLEFVKKNFAHASIEKILTPSSDRVRPNCIVADKCGGCQWQAVSYPAQLRTKQNIVLQALQRIGGFDSDLLEELISPIVGAKDSLHYRNKVTYPLATGKDGNLKAGYYQKGSHKIVNLNQCPAQDERLDPMLAELKMDIHNQCWEIYDENAHTGLLRHLGLRIGRHTGEILITIVARDWDVPNLGVFAQTWIERYDKVVGVILNCNPDKTNAIFGRESRCIAGKDYLLEKFAGLTFRLRGDTFFQVYTEQAEKMFNIIESELELDGTEVLLDAYAGIGTIALPLAEQVKQAIAIEIQPQATAQGKLNAELNGIDNVVFHTGKVEELISTLNLQPDIVILDPPRKGCEPEVITFLRENAPERIVYVSCNPATQSRDLKLLCEGDLYQLTRIQPIDFFPQTSHVEAIAFLTKP from the coding sequence ATGCTGCAACAGGGACAAAAAATTACGCTCACCATTAATGACCTCGCTGATAGTGGCGATGGAGTGGGTCGTTATGAAAACATCGCCATCTTTGTCCCTAATACAGTCCCTGGAGATCGCATTGCTGCCAAGCTAGAGTTTGTGAAAAAGAATTTTGCCCATGCCAGCATTGAAAAAATTTTAACGCCATCAAGCGATCGCGTCCGTCCTAATTGCATTGTTGCGGATAAATGCGGTGGTTGTCAGTGGCAAGCCGTTAGCTATCCTGCCCAACTGCGAACCAAGCAAAACATCGTTCTCCAAGCATTACAAAGAATTGGCGGCTTTGACTCTGACCTTCTAGAAGAACTCATTTCTCCTATCGTTGGCGCGAAAGATAGCTTGCATTATCGCAATAAAGTTACCTATCCCCTAGCTACTGGAAAAGATGGCAATCTCAAAGCAGGCTACTACCAAAAAGGAAGCCATAAGATCGTCAATCTCAATCAATGCCCTGCTCAAGATGAACGCCTCGATCCGATGCTTGCTGAATTGAAAATGGATATCCATAATCAATGTTGGGAAATCTATGACGAGAATGCTCATACAGGCTTACTACGTCATTTAGGACTGCGTATCGGCAGACATACAGGTGAGATTCTGATTACTATTGTTGCCCGTGATTGGGATGTACCGAATTTAGGAGTATTTGCCCAGACATGGATAGAGCGCTACGACAAGGTGGTGGGTGTAATTCTCAATTGCAATCCTGATAAAACCAATGCTATTTTTGGACGTGAGAGCCGTTGCATTGCGGGTAAAGACTATCTCTTAGAAAAATTTGCGGGTCTAACCTTCCGTCTACGTGGGGATACCTTCTTTCAGGTTTACACAGAGCAAGCAGAGAAGATGTTCAACATTATCGAATCAGAATTGGAATTAGATGGAACAGAAGTTCTCTTAGATGCCTATGCTGGTATTGGCACGATCGCTTTACCCCTAGCCGAACAGGTCAAACAGGCGATCGCGATCGAAATCCAGCCACAGGCTACCGCCCAAGGCAAACTCAACGCGGAACTCAATGGCATTGATAACGTGGTTTTCCACACTGGTAAAGTCGAAGAATTGATCAGTACTCTTAATTTACAACCTGATATTGTGATCCTCGATCCTCCCCGCAAAGGTTGTGAACCTGAAGTAATTACTTTTCTCCGCGAAAATGCTCCTGAACGTATTGTCTATGTCAGTTGTAATCCCGCCACCCAATCTAGAGATCTCAAGTTGCTATGTGAAGGCGATCTCTATCAACTTACCCGCATTCAGCCGATTGACTTTTTCCCGCAAACCTCTCACGTCGAGGCGATCGCTTTTCTGACAAAGCCGTAA
- a CDS encoding Spy/CpxP family protein refolding chaperone: MLRNIKKVLAIACVTMAVGAVTVPNLVSAQTSTPDSTSRPERRKPHDGGAWKKLNLTDAQKAQLKTIHENAKTQRQNVFTPEQRAIMEQARQSGERKGVRKSLNLTDAQKQQLKAISQDTKTKVDNVLTPEQKQQLAQFRQDRKAQHNNRSDR, encoded by the coding sequence ATGTTGCGTAATATCAAAAAAGTTTTGGCGATCGCTTGTGTAACTATGGCAGTTGGCGCAGTTACAGTTCCTAATCTTGTTTCCGCTCAGACTTCTACACCAGATTCCACTTCTCGTCCAGAAAGACGTAAACCTCATGATGGTGGTGCATGGAAAAAGTTGAACCTAACTGATGCTCAAAAGGCTCAACTCAAGACAATTCATGAGAATGCCAAAACACAACGCCAAAATGTGTTTACGCCCGAACAGCGTGCCATTATGGAACAAGCTCGCCAGTCGGGTGAGCGTAAGGGTGTTCGTAAGTCACTCAACTTGACTGATGCTCAAAAGCAACAATTAAAAGCGATCTCTCAAGATACGAAAACTAAAGTTGACAATGTTCTCACTCCTGAACAAAAACAACAACTTGCTCAATTCCGTCAAGATCGCAAAGCTCAACATAACAATCGCAGTGATCGCTAG